The Candidatus Poribacteria bacterium genome contains the following window.
CGGAATGCGAAATTTTGGGTCGTTCTGCCGTCCAGGAGCTGCTAGGCTAACCTCTGAATAAACATCTCCATTTTCATCGATTTTTGAATATGCCCGCTCTCCGCCAGTCAAATTAGGATAGTCCTTAAGCCAAGTTCTAAATTCTTTGCAACACGCCTCGGTAACACCGCCATGCTGTTTTATTAATGAAGAAGCCTTCCTAAGAATGGCTTTACGGTTGATAGGTCTGATATTGAGTTTTATAGTTCCTGTAGAATAGCACACAACATATTCGTGCTGCGTAGCAATCGTATTTGTGCCAAAAACAGGGTTTCTTTTATCCCATACAATTGTTCCCTGATCGTCCATTTGCAGAGTTTGAAAGAGGAGGAAGAGTTTTTCATATTCATTCTCATCAATATGGCAAAGGATACAACTATCTGATGCCATTAACTGCTCGGCGAGAGTTATTCGATCTGCCATCATTGATAACCAACTTGAGTGTTGATAAGTGTTCTTGTAAACAAATCCACTGGTTTTAGTGTTGTAGGGTGGATCAATGTGAATACATTCTATTGATTTGTGGTATTTTTTTTTCAAGAGATTTAAAGCCTGGAAGTTCTCGCCGTGAATTAATAAGCCATCTATTTCATTATCTAAATCGTCAAAATGTGCCAATAGACGATCTTTGAAATCAGGATTGAAGTGGCAGGTATCTAAGACGAGGTTGGGATTTGCCTTGAGGAAATCGGCGGAACGGGTTTTAACCCCCCTGCCCCCCTTATCAGGGAGGTTGAAGAGGTCGGGATCTATTTCGTGGATAGCAAACAAGTCTTTCCACTCCTCAAACTGCGCAGCGTTATCAATAATTTCAGGATAAAATTCTTCTGGAACGCGGTCGAGTGTGAGGCAGTAGTCGGTGGAGAGGACGAATTTCTTTTTGAGCCAGAGACGTTTTTGGAATTCTTCAATATGGGAGAGAAAATCAATAATCTGGGTGGCGATACTGTGAACAAGTTTCGCGGTTTCAAGCCAATTGTTACTATTTGTTAACCATCAGTTTACTACCCCTCCCCCATTTTTAACATTTGTTAAAATCAAGTCTGACAATGGAAGAACTTCATTTTTGATGTATATATCAAGTTCCCGGTTGAGGAACCCCTTGAGGTCTTTGTGGATGAAGAAGTCTGCGGTGTTGCGGCGGGTGTAGGCGCGGAGGTGTTTTTTGAGAGCGGTAACCCCCCTGCCCCCCTTATCAAGGAGGTTTGTTGTTTGCCGATTGAGTGCGGATATGGCGTTATAGTGGCTTGTGAGTTGTGCGATGATTTCGGGTTCGGCGGCATCAAGGATTTTGTCTTGTTGTTTCTGACCACTGTAGTGTTTCTTTTCTGCATCGGTAAGAGGACGGTATTCAAACGGAATGCATATATCATTGGTTTCGGATTTATAAGTTATCTCGGTAGATAGAGGAACAAAAAAACGTTTCATGCCTTTGACGTTGTCCTTTTCAATATCTACATCACGCAGGTCAAAGGTAACAGTCACGCCTTGGGATTTGAATCTATAGGTGGAGAAATGTTCACCACTCTAGATGCCGAAGTCGAGATCGGCGGCATCCGCTCGGAAGAGTTGTTGAAGGAGGGTTTGTAATTTTTGTTGGGATGTTTGCATATTTTTTAATAAAGCGGAGGTACTCAATTTTGATTGCGAGCGTTTATTTCCATCAGTTTTTCGCGAGCCAATATTTCAAAGACTGGCATCACTCTTTCGACGAGTTCAGCATGTCGTCCGGACAAACGATCGTGTGATGTCTGGAGGGCTTTTTGCTCTCTTGCAATAACATCTAACCCGGTTCGAAGGGTTGCATTTTCTTCCTGAAGCGTGTTGTGCTGATTTAGCAGAGTATCATGGGCCTCCTGGAGCGCGTTATGCTGGTCAAGCAAAGCATTATATCTCCGATCAGCCGTGCTTTGGAAAGTTCTAAATTCCTGTTGAAGTGTTTCATGTTCTTGCTG
Protein-coding sequences here:
- a CDS encoding site-specific DNA-methyltransferase; amino-acid sequence: MATQIIDFLSHIEEFQKRLWLKKKFVLSTDYCLTLDRVPEEFYPEIIDNAAQFEEWKDLFAIHEIDPDLFNLPDKGGRGVKTRSADFLKANPNLVLDTCHFNPDFKDRLLAHFDDLDNEIDGLLIHGENFQALNLLKKKYHKSIECIHIDPPYNTKTSGFVYKNTYQHSSWLSMMADRITLAEQLMASDSCILCHIDENEYEKLFLLFQTLQMDDQGTIVWDKRNPVFGTNTIATQHEYVVCYSTGTIKLNIRPINRKAILRKASSLIKQHGGVTEACCKEFRTWLKDYPNLTGGERAYSKIDENGDVYSEVSLAAPGRQNDPKFRIPLIHPCTGKPCPVPANGWSRTPEKMWNFLAEERIIFGPDEKKQPRLKVYLIGLTQ